A window of the Sporosarcina sp. FSL K6-2383 genome harbors these coding sequences:
- a CDS encoding phage scaffolding protein — translation MNREALKEMGLTDEQIDKVMASHGSVVNATKGELAAMTTERDDLKGQLTERDTQLNDLSAKVKDNDDLTAEIDRLKGENATATTDLQAKLDGQAFDFALEKALTGAKVRNPKALKALLDTEKIKLDGETLLNLEDQLTTLKESDSYLFDTEEAPPNSPAIVTPGNPNGGENTPSDPFAAKLAKYN, via the coding sequence ATGAATAGAGAAGCGTTGAAAGAAATGGGATTGACCGATGAACAAATTGATAAAGTGATGGCTAGTCATGGTTCCGTGGTAAATGCAACAAAAGGCGAGCTTGCTGCAATGACGACCGAACGCGACGACTTAAAAGGGCAATTGACTGAACGTGATACGCAGTTAAATGACTTATCAGCCAAGGTTAAAGATAACGACGACTTAACCGCTGAAATCGACCGTCTGAAAGGCGAAAACGCCACTGCTACTACTGACCTACAAGCTAAATTGGATGGTCAAGCATTCGACTTCGCTCTTGAAAAAGCATTGACAGGTGCGAAGGTTCGCAATCCGAAAGCGCTCAAAGCGTTGCTGGACACTGAGAAAATCAAGCTAGACGGTGAAACGCTGTTGAACCTAGAAGATCAATTAACAACATTGAAAGAATCTGACTCGTATCTATTTGACACGGAAGAAGCACCACCCAATTCACCGGCAATCGTCACGCCGGGCAATCCGAATGGCGGAGAGAATACTCCGAGCGATCCGTTCGCGGCTAAACTGGCGAAATACAACTAA